One segment of Ascidiaceihabitans donghaensis DNA contains the following:
- a CDS encoding Lrp/AsnC ligand binding domain-containing protein, which yields MLDPFEKLILKVLQRDGRASSQALSDAVGLSPSPCWRRVKRLEDEGFITRYAAIVDGKKLGLNALAHVQVSLINHDAVSIDKFHAFVETNDQVLECASITGDFDYILKVAATDPEALEHFIMSRLLRLGVVRTTTTNFILRQMKVSGALPVDT from the coding sequence ATTCTTGATCCGTTCGAAAAACTAATCCTGAAGGTTTTGCAGCGCGACGGGCGTGCCAGCAGTCAGGCGCTGTCGGATGCCGTTGGTTTGTCTCCGTCCCCATGCTGGCGACGCGTGAAGCGACTAGAAGACGAAGGTTTCATTACCCGCTACGCCGCAATCGTGGACGGCAAAAAGCTGGGGTTAAACGCATTGGCCCATGTTCAGGTGTCTTTGATAAATCATGATGCTGTGTCGATAGACAAATTTCATGCCTTTGTTGAGACCAACGACCAAGTACTGGAATGCGCATCCATCACGGGTGACTTTGACTACATCCTCAAAGTTGCAGCAACGGACCCGGAAGCTTTGGAACACTTCATCATGTCCCGCCTTTTGCGACTTGGTGTCGTGCGCACAACCACCACCAATTTCATCTTGCGGCAAATGAAAGTGTCCGGGGCACTTCCGGTCGATACGTAA
- a CDS encoding 2OG-Fe(II) oxygenase produces MQENALETARAVARPSREAMLQRHPSVSTFWNQNSDMFAQAWAEWEMTADAGAPTLESALYDEKLRSAVDAAWSDPTKEGAVRDLWKEVFPGVYKTQFFDPEKLQTLRAYLDAAAKADIPLRPPYGISLNRGGAMLDTRSEGYLAAPGFQEFYTGLMDRYMRPVSRMLFPDVIGYDTQTFGFSIQWQADADTSLRAHTDASSVTLNINLNLLGEDFSGSGVRFFDHATRQVSELFFEPGTALIHHGTVPHESMPITQGERSNFVLWLYGENGQIPPRNAAPKAVSAAERWMLPTAKSDGFAPF; encoded by the coding sequence ATGCAAGAAAATGCACTCGAAACCGCCCGCGCCGTGGCCCGTCCATCGCGTGAAGCCATGTTGCAACGCCACCCTTCGGTGAGCACGTTCTGGAACCAGAACAGCGATATGTTCGCGCAGGCTTGGGCCGAATGGGAAATGACAGCCGATGCCGGGGCGCCGACGCTTGAAAGCGCACTTTACGATGAAAAGCTGCGTTCGGCAGTCGATGCCGCTTGGAGCGATCCAACCAAGGAAGGTGCGGTGCGCGACCTTTGGAAAGAAGTGTTTCCGGGCGTCTACAAAACCCAGTTCTTCGACCCCGAAAAGCTACAAACGCTGCGGGCATACCTTGACGCTGCGGCAAAGGCGGATATTCCGCTGCGGCCGCCTTACGGGATCTCTTTGAACAGGGGCGGTGCGATGCTTGACACCCGGTCCGAAGGGTATCTGGCCGCGCCCGGCTTTCAAGAATTCTACACCGGGTTGATGGACCGTTACATGCGCCCCGTCTCTCGGATGCTGTTTCCGGATGTAATAGGCTATGACACGCAAACTTTCGGGTTTTCGATCCAATGGCAGGCGGATGCCGATACGTCGTTACGGGCGCACACCGATGCGTCGTCAGTCACGCTAAACATCAACCTTAACCTTCTTGGCGAAGACTTTTCAGGTTCTGGCGTGCGGTTCTTTGATCATGCAACGCGGCAAGTGAGCGAGCTGTTCTTCGAGCCGGGCACCGCATTGATCCACCACGGAACTGTGCCACATGAATCTATGCCAATCACCCAAGGCGAGCGGTCGAATTTCGTGCTGTGGCTTTATGGCGAGAACGGTCAGATCCCACCACGAAACGCGGCACCAAAAGCTGTCAGCGCGGCAGAAAGATGGATGTTGCCAACCGCAAAAAGTGATGGGTTCGCGCCGTTCTGA
- a CDS encoding SDR family NAD(P)-dependent oxidoreductase, whose product MTKTILITGATDGIGELTAKTLAAEGHTVLIHGRSAEKLEKAAEAIGGKTESYSADLTHFDQIHTMAADIRKAHDRLDVIINNAGVLKLRDTVTDDGYDARFVVNTFAPYVLTEALRPILAEDGRIVNLSSAAQAPIDLDALHGRKKLDHNPAYAQSKLALTIWTRELARTLPSGQIAVAVNPGSLLASKMVKEGYGIAGSDLQIGADVLREAAVGAAFADANGKYFDNDNGVFANPHPAALDAGHAAQVMQGIKDAVTKIG is encoded by the coding sequence ATGACCAAAACGATACTTATCACAGGTGCCACCGATGGCATCGGCGAATTGACCGCGAAAACGCTGGCTGCTGAAGGCCACACGGTTCTTATTCATGGCCGCAGCGCCGAGAAACTGGAAAAAGCTGCCGAGGCAATTGGGGGTAAGACCGAAAGCTATTCAGCAGACCTGACGCACTTTGATCAAATTCACACGATGGCAGCGGATATTCGCAAAGCCCATGACCGCCTTGACGTCATCATCAACAACGCGGGCGTGCTTAAGCTGCGGGATACGGTAACAGACGATGGATATGATGCACGTTTCGTGGTCAATACGTTTGCGCCCTACGTTCTGACAGAAGCATTGCGACCGATCCTTGCGGAGGATGGCCGCATTGTGAATCTGTCATCCGCGGCCCAAGCCCCGATTGATTTGGACGCGCTGCACGGGCGCAAAAAACTTGATCACAACCCGGCCTATGCACAAAGCAAACTGGCGCTGACGATCTGGACGCGTGAATTGGCCAGAACCCTGCCCAGCGGGCAGATCGCTGTCGCCGTCAATCCCGGTTCGCTTCTGGCGTCAAAAATGGTCAAAGAAGGCTACGGCATTGCAGGCAGCGACTTGCAGATTGGCGCAGACGTTTTGCGTGAAGCCGCGGTGGGTGCCGCGTTCGCAGATGCCAATGGCAAATATTTTGACAACGACAACGGGGTCTTTGCCAATCCGCACCCCGCAGCCCTTGATGCGGGACATGCCGCGCAGGTGATGCAAGGGATCAAGGACGCAGTTACCAAGATCGGGTGA
- a CDS encoding zinc ribbon domain-containing protein YjdM, producing the protein MTDTLPPCTECASTFTYQVDALLNCPECGHEWEQGLPADEVAVVRDSVGNVLNDGDTVTVIKDLKVKGSSFTVKVGTKVRGIRLVDGDHDIDCKVPGVGQMGLKSIFVKKVSD; encoded by the coding sequence ATGACCGATACATTGCCCCCCTGCACAGAATGCGCCTCCACCTTCACGTATCAAGTCGATGCTTTGCTGAACTGTCCAGAGTGTGGGCATGAATGGGAACAGGGATTGCCGGCGGATGAAGTCGCGGTGGTGCGCGACAGTGTCGGTAACGTTTTAAATGACGGTGATACGGTCACTGTGATCAAGGATCTGAAAGTAAAGGGGTCTTCTTTTACTGTAAAAGTAGGGACCAAAGTTCGTGGTATTCGCCTTGTCGACGGGGATCACGATATTGACTGCAAGGTTCCGGGCGTTGGCCAGATGGGGCTAAAATCCATATTCGTAAAGAAGGTATCCGACTGA
- a CDS encoding thiamine pyrophosphate-binding protein produces the protein MSRKHYVYQSVARAIHDHGVTTLFGLMGDANLFMVDSFVRDCGGHFVPAVHEGSTVLMASAFARVSGDVGVATVTHGPALSNCLTALTEAARGHAAIVVLAGDTPADNPRHLQSIDQREIVIATGAGFEQLRTPDTAAQDVARAFYRAQVERRPIVLNMPADFMWQEAEYAKQVLNVFAAPGDVAQSELLDNAIGMIASARRPLVLAGGGAIAARDQLIALADRLEAPLATTLQAKGLFNDHPYNIDIFGTLSTPAAYDLIQQSDCILCFGTALHDFTTDRGKLMAGKRIIQIDVQPSAIGGGLHPDIALVADAGLTADKIMYWLDEAEIAASGFTAELEPWTLATHETGPHIAAEGVINYVQALTQLEDALPKNKILVTDGGRFMTEVWCRVSVPDPQSFVSTVNFGAIGLGLQAAVGAGVAAPDRPIVLFSGDGGFMMGGINEFNTAVRLGLDLIVIIANDSAYGAEHIQFVDRKMDPSLTQFQWPSFAQVAKSLGGEGIEVTSKEQLEGALEAVADRNKPILIDLRLDPSDVPRMRI, from the coding sequence ATGAGCCGCAAACACTATGTCTACCAATCCGTTGCCCGCGCGATCCACGATCACGGGGTGACGACACTGTTCGGGCTTATGGGGGATGCAAACCTGTTTATGGTAGACAGTTTCGTTCGGGACTGTGGTGGGCATTTTGTGCCAGCGGTTCACGAAGGAAGCACAGTTTTGATGGCGTCTGCTTTTGCACGGGTGTCCGGGGATGTGGGTGTGGCAACCGTCACCCATGGGCCTGCCTTGTCAAATTGCCTGACAGCCCTGACCGAAGCCGCGCGAGGCCACGCAGCGATTGTCGTTTTGGCGGGCGATACGCCTGCGGACAATCCACGCCATTTGCAAAGCATCGATCAACGCGAGATTGTGATTGCCACAGGCGCGGGATTTGAACAGCTTCGTACACCTGACACAGCGGCGCAGGACGTTGCGCGCGCATTCTACCGTGCGCAGGTCGAACGCCGCCCCATCGTGCTGAACATGCCTGCAGATTTCATGTGGCAGGAAGCGGAATATGCCAAACAGGTCCTGAATGTCTTTGCCGCTCCGGGCGATGTTGCACAAAGCGAATTGCTGGACAATGCCATTGGCATGATCGCATCTGCAAGACGGCCCTTGGTTCTGGCGGGCGGCGGCGCAATTGCTGCGCGCGATCAATTGATCGCGCTGGCGGACCGGTTGGAAGCACCGCTTGCGACGACCCTACAGGCCAAGGGTTTGTTCAATGATCACCCTTATAACATTGACATATTTGGAACTCTATCCACGCCGGCGGCCTATGACCTGATCCAGCAATCTGATTGCATACTTTGCTTTGGAACAGCACTGCATGATTTTACAACGGATCGCGGCAAACTGATGGCAGGCAAGCGCATCATCCAGATTGATGTGCAGCCGTCGGCAATTGGAGGCGGTTTGCATCCGGACATCGCATTGGTGGCTGATGCAGGGCTGACCGCCGACAAAATCATGTATTGGCTTGACGAAGCCGAGATCGCGGCAAGCGGTTTCACCGCGGAGCTTGAGCCCTGGACACTCGCCACACATGAGACCGGACCGCACATCGCGGCTGAGGGGGTTATCAACTACGTGCAGGCTTTAACGCAGTTAGAAGACGCCTTGCCAAAAAACAAAATTCTGGTCACCGACGGGGGGCGTTTCATGACGGAAGTGTGGTGCCGTGTGTCCGTGCCGGATCCCCAGAGCTTTGTCAGCACCGTCAACTTTGGTGCCATCGGATTGGGGTTGCAGGCCGCCGTGGGCGCTGGCGTTGCAGCGCCGGATCGTCCCATTGTTCTTTTTAGCGGCGATGGTGGGTTCATGATGGGCGGCATCAATGAGTTCAATACGGCAGTTCGACTTGGTCTTGATCTGATCGTGATCATTGCAAACGATTCTGCTTATGGGGCCGAGCATATCCAATTTGTTGATCGTAAAATGGACCCCAGTCTAACACAATTCCAATGGCCTTCATTTGCGCAGGTTGCGAAGTCTCTTGGTGGCGAAGGGATTGAAGTGACATCAAAAGAACAGCTTGAAGGCGCGTTAGAGGCGGTCGCTGATCGCAACAAGCCCATTTTGATCGATTTACGATTGGACCCCAGCGACGTGCCCCGCATGCGCATTTGA
- a CDS encoding TRAP transporter small permease, producing the protein MFGRFLDKFCKGLRILLGVLMGALAVPVAMQVVSRYTGLIPTFLWTEELATFLFIWIVMIGSVVAVWDGTHFDVRITRDAKGPFARLVQDGVVHVAIMVFGALFLFYGIEYAEFGGKQRSVMMRANLMITHISVPIAGGLWLLLSGYRLFETFTAFRSREGTPS; encoded by the coding sequence ATGTTTGGACGATTTCTTGATAAGTTCTGCAAAGGGCTTCGTATTCTGCTTGGCGTTTTGATGGGCGCACTTGCCGTTCCAGTCGCGATGCAGGTTGTCTCTCGCTATACGGGATTGATCCCGACATTTCTTTGGACCGAAGAACTGGCGACCTTCTTGTTTATCTGGATCGTCATGATCGGTTCAGTCGTCGCCGTCTGGGATGGCACACATTTTGACGTCCGCATCACCCGAGATGCCAAGGGGCCTTTCGCGCGTTTGGTACAAGACGGTGTCGTCCATGTCGCGATCATGGTTTTTGGGGCTTTGTTCCTGTTCTACGGCATTGAATATGCCGAATTTGGCGGCAAACAGCGGTCGGTCATGATGCGCGCAAATCTGATGATCACACATATTTCTGTGCCAATCGCAGGCGGACTTTGGCTTTTGTTGTCAGGTTACCGTTTGTTTGAAACCTTCACAGCATTTCGCAGCCGCGAAGGAACCCCGTCATGA
- a CDS encoding enoyl-CoA hydratase/isomerase family protein: MKYENFSTFDVKVEGAIATVTFDFGTVNVQGQEMLADLNSLAMRLEMDRDVKVVVFESANPEIWVCHYDTELLQHLSTEAVSRDGAQLLDLQAICERISKVPQATIAKLEGFARGGGHELALALDMRFAVRGKFKFMQMEVGMGILPCGGGASRMARQTGLGRALEIILSARDFDADEAEAMGTINKAFEADEIDAYVDTLAKRIASFPAGSINACKQMVYESIDKPIDEALKAEAYWLYQATSKTPAVKRFTVAEEQGLQHDMENQRNWENMVMDVQEIS; the protein is encoded by the coding sequence ATGAAGTATGAAAATTTTTCTACCTTTGACGTTAAAGTCGAGGGCGCAATCGCGACGGTCACATTCGATTTTGGCACGGTGAACGTGCAGGGTCAGGAAATGCTGGCGGATCTTAACAGTCTTGCCATGCGCCTTGAAATGGACCGCGATGTGAAAGTTGTCGTATTCGAATCCGCCAACCCCGAGATCTGGGTGTGCCACTACGACACCGAGCTGCTTCAGCACCTCAGCACCGAAGCCGTATCGCGCGATGGGGCGCAGCTTCTGGACCTTCAGGCCATCTGCGAACGCATCTCGAAAGTTCCGCAGGCGACAATCGCCAAGCTTGAAGGGTTTGCACGCGGCGGCGGTCACGAACTGGCGCTTGCGCTGGACATGCGCTTTGCCGTGCGTGGCAAGTTCAAGTTCATGCAAATGGAAGTCGGCATGGGTATTCTGCCGTGTGGTGGCGGCGCGTCGCGCATGGCACGCCAAACCGGTCTGGGCCGCGCCTTGGAAATCATCCTAAGCGCACGCGACTTTGACGCGGACGAAGCCGAAGCGATGGGCACCATCAACAAAGCGTTCGAGGCAGATGAAATCGATGCCTATGTTGACACCCTTGCGAAGCGCATCGCCAGTTTTCCGGCGGGCTCGATCAATGCTTGCAAACAGATGGTGTATGAATCCATCGACAAGCCGATTGATGAGGCGCTCAAGGCGGAAGCTTATTGGTTGTATCAAGCCACAAGCAAAACACCTGCCGTCAAGCGGTTCACTGTTGCTGAAGAGCAAGGGCTACAACACGATATGGAAAACCAGCGAAACTGGGAAAACATGGTCATGGATGTTCAAGAGATCAGCTGA
- a CDS encoding cupin domain-containing protein: MSHFPIVSTGDHVTRQVLSDHPDLMVVAFRFEASGAIGALHDHPHVQSTYVESGRFRFTLGDTEHEFGPGDSFVIPSGQTHGCVCLTPGMLVDSFTPRRDDFL; this comes from the coding sequence GTGTCCCATTTTCCAATTGTCTCCACCGGTGACCATGTCACGCGTCAGGTGCTATCAGACCACCCTGACCTTATGGTCGTTGCCTTTCGGTTTGAAGCATCTGGTGCGATTGGCGCACTGCACGATCACCCACATGTACAGTCAACTTATGTGGAAAGCGGCCGGTTTCGGTTCACACTCGGTGATACAGAGCACGAATTCGGCCCCGGCGACAGTTTTGTCATCCCTTCCGGTCAAACCCATGGCTGCGTCTGCTTGACCCCGGGGATGCTGGTGGACAGCTTTACCCCGCGCCGCGATGACTTCTTGTAG
- a CDS encoding SDR family NAD(P)-dependent oxidoreductase yields MKLAGKTAIVTGAGRDIGAAVATKLASEGANVAINYFSSSEGADATVAAIKAAGGNAFAMQGDLNKEADVKALVANTVEAFGSVDVLVNNAGGLIARKTIAEMPVEHWNAVMSLNVTSTFLMTQACLAVMKSGAIVNLASQAGRDGGGPGAVAYATAKGAVMTMTRGLAKELGPDIRVNALCPGMIDTDFHNIHTPDAGRRGFEANAPLKRQGHVDDAANLVLFLACDDSAFVTGTNVDLNGGMLFS; encoded by the coding sequence ATGAAACTTGCAGGCAAAACCGCAATCGTTACCGGAGCAGGCCGCGACATCGGCGCAGCAGTTGCAACCAAATTGGCCTCTGAAGGGGCCAATGTTGCGATCAACTATTTCTCTAGCTCCGAAGGCGCCGATGCCACCGTTGCTGCCATCAAAGCAGCCGGAGGCAATGCCTTCGCCATGCAGGGCGATCTAAACAAGGAAGCCGATGTAAAAGCCCTTGTTGCAAATACGGTCGAAGCATTTGGCAGCGTCGACGTTCTTGTAAACAATGCTGGCGGTTTGATTGCCCGTAAGACCATTGCCGAGATGCCCGTTGAACATTGGAACGCCGTCATGAGCCTGAACGTGACCAGCACGTTTCTTATGACACAGGCCTGTTTGGCTGTGATGAAATCTGGCGCGATCGTCAATCTGGCCAGCCAGGCCGGTCGGGACGGCGGTGGACCGGGGGCTGTTGCATATGCCACAGCCAAGGGTGCTGTGATGACGATGACTCGTGGGTTGGCCAAAGAACTTGGTCCAGACATCCGCGTCAACGCCTTGTGCCCGGGCATGATCGACACTGACTTTCACAACATCCACACACCTGATGCGGGTCGCCGTGGCTTTGAAGCAAATGCACCCTTGAAACGTCAGGGCCATGTAGATGACGCGGCCAATCTCGTTTTGTTCCTTGCTTGCGATGACAGCGCCTTTGTCACAGGCACCAATGTTGATCTGAATGGCGGCATGCTATTTTCCTAA
- a CDS encoding LysR family transcriptional regulator, with protein MDIRSLRLFVLASETLNISAAGRTLGMAPAVASTRIAKLEHLLGAELLHRSTRKISLSSEGQDFLPYAREMIAQEEAALAALGQGQTKISGTLRFAAPSTFAQIYIAPLLPKFMDAYPDLTLDMHLSDAQFDLIEGSYDLALRNAVLENSSLTARKLADDTRVLCASPAYVAQYGAPSDPDDLKSHRVIAFRDLEPRHLISQDGAQAAFDPKQAAHRLILNDGMTQKRATLDGAGLSVNSRWLVHQELENGTLLHVLSDYTFTEQPGLWLIYPKSNVVSAKVRVFMDFLIEHIGRSPAWAER; from the coding sequence ATGGACATACGAAGCCTCCGCCTTTTTGTTCTCGCCAGTGAAACCCTGAACATCAGCGCAGCAGGACGGACGCTGGGTATGGCACCTGCGGTCGCAAGCACCCGCATCGCCAAGCTGGAACACCTGTTGGGCGCTGAATTGTTGCACCGATCAACACGGAAAATCTCGTTGTCCAGCGAAGGTCAGGATTTTCTGCCCTACGCCCGCGAGATGATTGCCCAAGAAGAAGCCGCTTTGGCAGCCCTTGGCCAAGGACAAACCAAAATCAGCGGAACATTGCGTTTTGCCGCCCCCAGCACATTTGCGCAAATATACATCGCGCCCTTGTTGCCAAAGTTCATGGACGCTTATCCCGACCTGACGCTGGACATGCACCTGTCGGACGCGCAATTCGATCTGATCGAGGGCAGCTATGACCTTGCCTTGCGCAATGCGGTTTTGGAAAACAGCAGCCTAACGGCCCGAAAACTGGCAGACGACACACGCGTCCTGTGCGCATCGCCAGCTTACGTCGCGCAATACGGCGCACCAAGTGATCCGGACGATCTGAAGTCCCATCGCGTGATCGCCTTTCGCGATCTCGAACCGCGTCACCTGATATCGCAAGATGGCGCACAGGCCGCGTTCGATCCAAAACAAGCCGCGCACCGGTTGATCCTGAATGACGGAATGACGCAAAAACGCGCGACACTGGATGGTGCGGGACTTTCTGTGAACTCACGCTGGTTGGTCCACCAAGAACTGGAAAACGGCACACTGTTGCACGTGCTGTCAGACTATACATTTACAGAGCAACCCGGCCTTTGGCTGATCTATCCCAAAAGCAATGTTGTGTCTGCTAAAGTCCGCGTTTTTATGGACTTCCTCATTGAGCATATCGGACGGTCACCTGCATGGGCTGAAAGGTAG
- a CDS encoding TRAP transporter large permease, which produces MILDTGTAATILIAGFLALIFIRIPVAFALGLSTIPVVLLELRLTPFIVLDRMFQSYNSFILLAVPFFLLAANLMNSGKVTDRLIELARVLTGWMPGGLGHVNVAVSMLFAGISGSSTADAAGIGKILIPAMQKEGYDTRFAVAITACSSVMGVIIPPSILMIVWGGVMQVSVGALFLGGAIPGLMIGLALMATVYGFAKARNYPVTASPNWAEFWAALKGAALALLTPVFVIGGIVGGLVTPTESAIIAAGYALILGMLVYKTVTPKDLGGILYDTARFAAISLFAIGTASAFGWLLSFYNAPRLIVSVLTAWEFGPFGTALLIAALFLVFGLFIDAIPTIIILGTVLMPVAQAGGIDPIAFAIIGIVSLAFGLVTPPYGLCLLISAAIGGLNVVQVLREVVFILAPMLIILILLAAFPEIILWLPKTIMPGAFR; this is translated from the coding sequence ATGATACTAGACACAGGAACCGCGGCGACCATCTTGATCGCTGGATTTTTGGCTTTGATCTTTATCCGCATTCCAGTGGCTTTTGCTTTGGGGTTGTCAACAATTCCCGTTGTGCTGCTTGAATTGCGCCTGACACCATTTATTGTCCTGGACCGGATGTTCCAGTCTTACAATTCGTTCATCCTACTTGCTGTTCCGTTCTTTTTATTGGCGGCGAACCTGATGAATTCAGGCAAAGTCACCGACCGCCTGATCGAGCTTGCCCGCGTCTTGACGGGCTGGATGCCCGGCGGGCTGGGTCATGTGAATGTCGCGGTATCCATGTTGTTTGCAGGCATTTCCGGGTCTTCAACGGCGGATGCGGCAGGCATAGGCAAGATCCTGATCCCTGCGATGCAAAAAGAGGGCTACGACACCCGCTTTGCCGTGGCAATTACGGCGTGTTCTTCGGTGATGGGGGTGATAATTCCACCGTCGATCCTGATGATCGTCTGGGGCGGCGTCATGCAAGTATCTGTCGGGGCGTTGTTTCTGGGCGGTGCAATCCCGGGTCTGATGATCGGGCTGGCCTTGATGGCGACGGTCTACGGCTTTGCAAAGGCCCGCAATTATCCGGTCACAGCTTCCCCCAACTGGGCCGAATTTTGGGCCGCTTTAAAAGGGGCTGCTTTGGCGCTGTTAACGCCCGTCTTTGTGATTGGCGGGATCGTTGGTGGCCTTGTCACGCCCACAGAAAGCGCCATCATCGCCGCAGGTTACGCACTGATCTTGGGGATGCTTGTATACAAAACAGTCACCCCCAAAGACCTCGGTGGCATTTTGTATGACACGGCACGCTTTGCTGCGATTTCGCTTTTTGCAATTGGCACGGCGTCGGCGTTCGGGTGGTTGTTGTCCTTCTATAACGCACCACGCCTGATCGTCAGTGTTCTGACCGCATGGGAATTCGGACCCTTTGGCACGGCTCTTTTAATCGCGGCTTTGTTCTTGGTCTTTGGTCTGTTCATTGATGCGATCCCGACAATCATCATCCTTGGCACGGTCCTTATGCCCGTCGCACAGGCCGGAGGCATTGATCCGATCGCGTTCGCCATCATTGGCATTGTCTCGCTTGCGTTCGGACTGGTCACCCCGCCCTACGGATTGTGTTTGCTTATCTCAGCAGCAATCGGAGGGCTGAATGTCGTGCAGGTCCTGCGCGAGGTTGTGTTCATTCTTGCGCCGATGCTGATCATCTTGATCTTGTTGGCCGCATTCCCTGAAATCATTCTCTGGCTTCCGAAAACGATCATGCCGGGGGCATTCCGATAA
- a CDS encoding CmcJ/NvfI family oxidoreductase has translation MKQTATVNYHVHKPQRQAFELDAGGIVGNLIAPELAPTQVVVTDVRNTDALVRFEGASVGFATSPTTVRAFDAKGGWQPTYDAELTKLLAEQVGAQDVIVFDHTVRVDDPEAVRKPARNVHSDYSGQGAKQRLIDILGEEKAAEWSQRHYAFINVWRPVDAAINSAPLGFIEPGSVAAKDWILLDLIYPDRVGQIMGLAANPDHEWVYMSKMSPDEVAYFNIYDNRGRPSVAHSALDMVEDPTLKTIRKSIESRTLVRY, from the coding sequence ATGAAACAGACAGCAACAGTCAACTACCATGTTCACAAACCCCAGCGTCAGGCGTTTGAGCTGGACGCAGGTGGCATCGTCGGCAATCTGATTGCGCCTGAGCTTGCACCCACACAAGTCGTTGTCACGGATGTTCGCAACACTGACGCCTTGGTGCGCTTTGAAGGTGCGTCTGTCGGTTTCGCCACATCCCCTACCACCGTTCGGGCGTTCGATGCCAAAGGCGGCTGGCAGCCTACCTATGACGCCGAGCTGACAAAGCTGCTGGCGGAACAGGTAGGTGCGCAAGACGTTATCGTGTTTGATCACACTGTGCGCGTGGACGATCCTGAAGCAGTCCGCAAACCGGCGCGGAATGTCCACAGCGACTATAGCGGACAGGGGGCAAAGCAACGCCTGATCGACATTCTGGGTGAAGAAAAGGCGGCTGAATGGAGCCAAAGGCACTACGCCTTCATCAATGTTTGGCGTCCCGTGGATGCTGCGATCAATTCCGCCCCGTTGGGGTTCATCGAACCCGGTAGCGTCGCCGCGAAAGACTGGATTTTACTTGATCTGATCTATCCGGACCGGGTGGGACAGATCATGGGATTGGCGGCAAATCCAGACCATGAGTGGGTCTATATGTCTAAAATGTCGCCGGACGAAGTTGCCTATTTCAACATCTACGACAACCGTGGCCGCCCCTCTGTCGCACATAGCGCGCTGGATATGGTCGAAGATCCGACGCTGAAAACCATACGCAAAAGTATCGAGAGCCGAACGCTCGTTCGCTACTGA
- a CDS encoding sugar kinase produces MKRVLAIGECMAELAPAGQPRDFTLGFAGDTFNTAWYLAQIAPDLDISYFTAIGDDSISQDMQSFFDASGINSTPVQVIPDKTVGLYLIHLNNGERSFSYWRDSSAARQLAVDGAALQTAMAEADFIYYSGITLAILDQPSRENLFQALRQARRHGKEVAFDTNLRPRLWTDTQQMTSTIMEAAACCDLVLPSYDDEAVWFGDRNVQDTIERYAGIGVRQIVVKNSDQSVVFQTPTQRGTVTVDPVTDVIDTTAAGDSFNAGVFAEILMGRDISIGIERGCQLARQVVQHKGALVCLPPQGEGASQ; encoded by the coding sequence ATGAAACGTGTTCTCGCAATTGGCGAATGTATGGCAGAGCTGGCGCCAGCGGGTCAGCCGCGCGACTTCACGCTTGGCTTTGCCGGAGACACCTTCAACACGGCTTGGTATTTGGCCCAAATCGCGCCTGATCTGGACATCAGCTATTTTACAGCGATTGGGGACGACAGTATTTCACAAGATATGCAGTCGTTTTTTGACGCAAGCGGGATAAATTCCACGCCTGTCCAAGTGATCCCCGACAAGACAGTTGGTCTGTATCTGATCCATCTCAACAACGGTGAAAGAAGTTTCTCGTATTGGCGCGATAGTTCGGCAGCAAGGCAGCTTGCCGTTGATGGTGCAGCCCTTCAAACGGCGATGGCAGAGGCGGATTTCATTTATTATTCCGGCATAACACTGGCCATCCTTGATCAGCCGTCGCGGGAAAATCTATTTCAAGCGCTGCGGCAGGCCAGACGGCACGGTAAAGAGGTTGCATTTGACACGAACCTCAGGCCGCGTCTGTGGACCGACACACAGCAGATGACATCAACGATCATGGAGGCGGCAGCCTGCTGTGACCTTGTGCTGCCGTCATATGATGATGAGGCCGTATGGTTCGGGGATCGCAACGTGCAAGACACGATTGAGCGTTATGCAGGGATTGGCGTGCGGCAGATTGTGGTGAAAAACAGTGACCAGTCGGTGGTGTTCCAAACGCCAACCCAGCGCGGTACCGTCACGGTTGATCCGGTAACAGATGTCATCGACACGACCGCGGCAGGAGACAGCTTCAACGCAGGCGTTTTTGCCGAAATCCTTATGGGACGCGATATTTCGATCGGCATCGAACGGGGCTGTCAATTGGCGCGACAGGTAGTTCAGCACAAAGGCGCGCTGGTGTGTTTGCCGCCCCAAGGCGAAGGCGCTTCGCAATGA